In Anolis carolinensis isolate JA03-04 chromosome 4, rAnoCar3.1.pri, whole genome shotgun sequence, the genomic window tgatctactcacattggcatgttttcgaactgctaggttggcaggagctggggctaacagcaggtgctcattccgctccccggatttgaacctgcgaccttttggtctgcaagttcagcagctcagcactttaacacactgagccatcggaggccCCAATTACAAGATATCCACTTGAATAAAAACAGTCTTGCGTGACAGTAGGAAACTGGAAGTAAGTCAAGAGTATCCACCCAGAGGATTCTCTCTTGATTCTTCACCAAACATGCTTGTAGGGTGGTGGGAAGAAAGGAGGAGTCCCATGGCAAACATGCATCATTACTACTTCTGTAAACAAATATTTCTCTTTTCCtaacaggaaagaaaaaaggaggagggatggcatttattttcttgattcatcTTTGGGTTCTTCTTCAGCTCACTGAAGCCTACATGATTTCTCCTCTTTTCACACATTGTTCAAAAACAACAGTGAGTGGAACAAGTTATTTCTATCTGATTTTTTGCTCTTTTTCAACTGGAGCTATTACTTTCTGTAAATTGAAATCCAATCTTGGGATTGTCTTCTCTCTCTCGGGCACAATTTCCATCCCCTGCATTTCTCTCTTAAACCACGGGTGAAAATTGGAATGGGATCTGGGTTACGGTACCATATACATATTAAGCCACTTTCCACAAAATGACAAAGCAACCTCTCTCCCACACAGTGCAATGAACTAACACGTCTGGAGGCTTCTAGGACAGATAATTATGTTTTGGTCACAATCAAGTTGAGTTGGGGGATTCTGGAGAGGTGGATGGCTGCAAAAAGATCACAAGAGGACAGATGTTACATCGGAGAGATACTTTACCTATCCCTGTCATAAATATGTATGGAGCTAATCTAACAGTAACTGACTAGAAAAGAGAGCTTggagcttttaaaaaacattgtgtTGAATGGTTCTGATGAACCAAGACAGTGAAAGGAGCTAACTCTACAGCCCATTATACGCATGCAtccatgtacagtgtgcatccaTGTGCAATGTTCAATACTCATCCATACCCAATGAACATCATGTGTTTACAATGGCATCTTTTGTGTGTCTCCACATCTGAAATATTAAACTGAATATAGCTGGTCTGCATTAGAAAAAATATCCATCTGCTTACATCAGGACAATGTACATACATAAGATGTGAAACATGATCATGCAAAATTAACTGTTTGTCTAATTGACATGGTCTAATGGAATTTGTACTGaggattttgatatatttttttaaaaaaatcatggagTTTTATTGTCTCTGGCTTTCTTCACTCATTTACAATACTATTTTTTGTGGTTTGTTTACTTAGGAGCAGACACTTCTATCTTCTCCAAAAGAGGCTGTGGTTGGCCAATACCAGCATCTAAGAAAAAGTGATTTAAATATGACTGAACTGAAGAATATATCTCATCTAACCCTAAATCTGAATAATTCTCAGGACATTTGCCAAGAATATAAGTATATGATGGCTTTTATAACTTGGTTACCAGGAGACCATGTGCTTGCGCCTTTCGTTTTCTTCATTTTCACTGTTGGACTTAATGGAAGTGCAATGATTTTAGTCTTTCTTCTCTCTAACTTTCAGAAGCATTCCTGGAATATCTACATCTGGAACATAGCTGTGGCTCACCTTAGTGTCCTTACATGTGTATGCATTGTCTGCCTATTTGTTAATAGGATTTCTCAGGATGTAAATAGTGGCTTTGTTAAGTGGTTCCTACACCTAGCATACCTCTTTTCATCCATGAATTATTTTAGTCTACATTTCATTGTAGCTATCCTCATCCATTGGTGTTTGGTAATCCTAATCCCTAACTGGTACAGAGGTCAACAACCAGACTTTGTGGCACCTCTCATATCTGTCAATGTGTCTATTCTGTTGCTCTTGGCTTGCTGCATATTATTCTGTTTCCATTTAGATATTGACACATATGCAATCACTTTCATGACATGTATGATTTTTTTCCCACTTATGGTCCTCTCAGTTCAGACCCTAATAATCAGGTATTGgcatatcatcaagaaatatgatttccttgtttatttatttggattAGTTTTATTCCTTTTCACCTGGAACTTTATATGCTTGCTTTTCTGGATGGAAAATGACTTCCCCGTCATCACCTTGTCATCTTTTTTATTCACCTCTCTCAGCAGCACCATGAACCTAGTTCTTTATATTCTCGTTGGGGAACTTCATCTGCCCAATTTTTGGTTTATCAAGACAGAAAACAGAGGAGGAAGATAAattcaacaaaaaaaattaattatgtaGGCATTTTGGGCAAAGAAAGAAGAGTGGCAAATGAGTTTATGGAAGAATGGAGTTTTGTAAACAATCCTATTAACTATCCTATAAATGTTTAAGTGCTGAATCTGTGCCCAGCTGAATAAATGTTCATATCGCGAAATGattgcatttcattttattcttttaagcTATTATTATAAAGGCAAAGATCCAAACCAAGGGCACACAAAAGCCAAGATCTAATGGGAGTCTTCTGCAAGTGTAAATTCCCTGTCAGAAGTGGTTGGATTATTAATTCAAATAGGGAACAGACACAGGTAGCTCAACATCGCAAAATTGGAGTCACTCATATGTTGCCACTGCTATTCATATTTGGTCCCTTAGTTCAGTTGTGCAACATTGCCTTCCAACTCAAGGGTTCCATAGCAGAGTGATAGTGCATTATTATGTTACACTTAGTGTAAGTATAGATTTGCCATTCACTTTAAATCCTATGGCTGCCCTctggagaattctgggatttgtagtttagcaatAGGACTTCAAAATTTTCAACCAGAAAGGTCATGGACCTCAGAATTCTACAGGTGTTTTGTtgatgctgctgttgctgttgctattgttgttattatttgtgctccactttttctctccacaaggagtctCAAAGCTGCTGTAGTGTGATAATCTCCCCTATAATGCCATAGGTTTAATAATAGGCCATTTCAATGGAAGATCTCAGACATTGACATTTTATTAAAGCCCCTCACAATCTCATCCAAAATGTATGATATCCAAAATGTGACTAATTACGGTTGTCAAATACCAGAAGCACCTCCTCCCATCACTAGAAATAGAATGTGGAAGAATAACAGAAGCAAATAACTAATTAGTTTGTTGCCTTTTTTGCATCCACAAATTGATGGCTGAATCACCTCCTTTTAATAGTAGAGCCAGACCTGATTTCAATTTGGGAAACTTTACACAtcattatgtgtgtgtttgtatcttGAGTACAAGTCAGGAATTCATAGCACCTAAAGGTATTTATAAACAACCCCTAGAAATAAGAGGAAGGTTTCAAAGTGGGAAAATGGAAATCAACAAGGAATGAGTCTGAATTCTCATCCCTCACATTTAAGTCTAAAATGTCCACAATATAGAAGTCTGAATGTGGGAGAGAAACAGACAAATTTACCCATTCATTAAAGTCTAAGAACTTATATTTGTCAATTTAAAGGGGAAAGCAATGTATAAATAATAAGTCTGCATCAATGTATATACAAATCATGGAATCAGTTGTAAAACTTCCCAGATTGAGACAAAATTCTGATAATTTCTGAGTGGCTCTGCACAGGAAGAGTAAAAATGGATCTGTGCCACCTTGGAACCATCAGAAaagcttttcctttctcttctgaagCACAGATTATAACTGTTTGATGTTGTTAATGCGCTACATTCTTAATGTTATGATTAGAGCGAGAGGCCTTTTGGGACACTGTTTGCATTACTGCTGGTGTCATTGGTGGTTGTGTTTCATGTAAGCTTATTTAAGGAAGTGCAACCAGCATCCACTTACAGAAGTATTCTTGTTTTTACTTATGTTTCTATGATCCAGTTTAGAAGCTGGTTGATGAGTAGACATTAGGAATGTGCATAAATCCATTTTTCAAACAGACTCTAGCTGATTTGGCTCTTTTGGCCAGCCATAACAGCATGGGCACTGCTGCCATTTTTCTTCTGGTGAAACAGGCCATGTGGCTGCCGACCACTGCTACTTTTGGGATCTCATCAGACTAGAACATGGATCTGAACAGAAGAAAGCCAAAATATGAAAGTTGAGGTGTGGTTTCATGGGACATATAGCATACTGGCTTTGTCTTTTCCATTTTGCCCTGTAATAATCCCTCATGAATTTCTCTGTACACACAGGACTCCAGGAAATGATGCTCCAAATTTACTATAATTCTTTTACAATAAACTGGAAGGCTTGGGGAAAACATACAAAGGAGTTGCATCAGAACCCCCGAGTCCTTTTCCTGCTTCCCCTGGTATGACCAGAGCTCTCTGTGGAAATGATTCCTCTCTTATGCTCCCAGCTAACCTCACCCCTGTGACACCTATTGAGATAGCTGTCATTCTAAAATATCCATTGTTTATCTTGAAATAACCCCATTGCATCTACTGGAACCAGATCATGAAGCCCATCATAAGCCAGTTGTCAATTGCAACACTACATATCCTTTCCAATTGCACTCCTCTCAGAGGTAGATTGATAAACGTACAGATACTGCAAAATAATCAAATGATGGTTTATTCAAGTTTCCCGCCTAAGCAAGAGCCAACCAGCAATGACATCAGAGGGAATCCCAGACCAACCATTCATGGGATCCTAGCTGGACACTGGTGAGGCGTTGGCATTCTTTAGTGGAGAAGGCTAATGACcttgtatttttacaaggtctttagctatagttccatagaattgagacatagcagttaaagtagtggccAACTATTTTAACTCTATTGTGTAAATGCACTCCTAATCAAAGCACTGAAACTACAGTGCCACATTACTGTAAATGGTCTTTAGGATCCTAAAAGCCATTTGCTTAACAGTTCTAGAACTGCCCCTTTTTCTGTGATGTAATAGAATGTGaatggaagaacaaggaggtaaAGTCAGTTGGTGACTGTTGGAAAAGCAGTAACTGAGAAGAAGACTGGGAGCAGAAGTGgatagaaaagagaagaaaattatCAGTGAGAAGAAAATCCAAATGACCAAACTCAAATTCCATGGCACTGATGACTATCAAACTGGAAGCCTGAATACTCCTCACCAGCAGTAGATTGTGGTAGGGTTTTTTTCTCTAAATTTGTGTGTTCACCATTTCAATACTTTATTACTGTCTCATAAACAGACTGCCTGATTTCCTTCCATAATTTAACCATGTAAAGAGATGGTGATGACAATGTGCCTTGAGAAGCACCTGTGTCTTTTATATTCCTAGATTTTAAACCTACATGATTTCACTTGTTCAGTTGGTGGGTAGATTTGTTACTTCATTGCCACACAGGTCTAGAtcccattgttttcttttttatctttccTTTTATCTTGCTTTATTTAACTAAGTgggtttccaggctgcatggaaaTTGAACCCAATACTTTAACCAATTGAGAGTAATCTATTCAACAGGATGCTAGTTACAAAATAGTCATGTTAGACAGCTATAAATGACACAGTTGTTAGTTCATGTCTCATCTTAGCTTTGACACCATGAGAAACCATGGACATATGTGTCTATTGGGACAGAGTGAAACATTCCTCTGATGGCTGAATGATATGCTCCACAGTATTAATGAAGAACAGtattatttttacatatatatattttgttttatatactgcccagggggacccagagcagtcttacacaatggcagaattagatgccacatataatacaaatgtagtaaaaccaaacataaaacacaattataagctggtatccaaatcaaattaaaacaataaaaaccatgtgaccattacaacaggggtagtagagccaaaagtcagagccagtctttgttcaacttcatattaatccatagaatccatcaggtcatatcaacccatatcctaggatgggccaaaagcttggtcccacatccaggtcttcagctgcttcctaaaagacatgagtgagggggcttccctaatctcccttgacaAGGAGCTCCACAGCcatggagccaccaccgaaaatgcCCTCTCTCTCATCACCACCAACCGTACCAGTGACAGTATCTCAGAAACTACTAATCTTTTCTATGatattgcattgtattatatggtattatattatatttttttcctttctgccgGGGTTAGAGGCAAGTatatcaaaatattaaaaaacaaaataaaaacaaatacagttggccctccatatccatgattTTGGCATTCACAAATTCCACCATCCACTATctgaaaaccttttttttaaaaaaacaagacacATTTTGATTTAGCTATTTTATATGAAAGGCACCATTTCCCTATAGCATTTTATTTAATAGGACTCGAGTATCAACGGATTTTGATATCCCCAATGTATTCTGGAGCCAAACCCTAGTGGATACCAAAGGGCTATTgtatatttgaaaaaatataCCTTATGGTGTTAAAATTATacttatatatagacacacacacacacatacatatagcaCACCAAGAAAAGGAGTAACAGCTTCATAAGAAGCCTGATCGTAATTGCAAGATATCTACCTGAATAAAAACAGTCTCATCTGACAGTGGGAAACTGGAAATAAGTCAAGCATATACCTAGAGGATTCCCTCTTGCGTTTTCACTGAACATGCTTTCAGGGTGGTGGAAAGAAAAAGACCCATggcaaacatcatcatcatcatcaacaacaacaacaacttcttttttttcttaacagaaaagaaaaaagaaggagagATGGCATTCATTTCCTGGATTCATCTTTGGGCTCTTCTTCATCTCACAGAAGCCTACATGATTTCTCCTGTTCTCACAAATTGTTCAAAAACAACAGTGAGTGGAACAAGTTATTTCTATCTTAATATTTGCCCTTTTTCAACTAGAGAGATTACTTCCCGCAAACCGAAAACCAATCTTGGGAATGCATATTATCTTCTTCTCTTTCTGACACAATTTCTGCTCCATcccatttctcttttttatttgaaTTCTTTAATGTGGAAAAATCGCTGATGAAAAAGTGATTAGTTTCTTATAGAGGTGGGAATCACAGAGTTCTCTGGCAATGTTGTTGAATAGAAACTTCCCAGACTCCCCATATTTTGCTATGGAAATTTCTTGGGAGTTACAAGTCAATAACACCTGCTAAGCCACATGATTCCTACACTGAGCAGAAAGAAATCCATTTGCTTCCACAGGGCCATTACACACATATAAGAAGAGAAACAGAATATGACGAGAAACAAAATGTTCAACAGAATTGAACATTTATCTAATTGACATGGTCTAATAAAAATTACTACAAAgaatttttgcattttaaaaaaccatggaGTCTCATTATGTTTTGGTTTTCTTCACTCATTTTCAATCTTTTCTTATGTGTTTGTTTACTTAGGAGGAGGCACTTCTATCCTCTCCAAACAAGACAGCGTTTGGCCAAGACCAACACCTAGAAGGAAGTGATTTCAATGTGACTGAACTGAAGAAAACATTCCATCTAACACTACAATTAAATATTTCTCATGATATTTGCCAAGAATATAAACACATGATGGCCTTTCTAACTTGGTTACCAGGAGACCATGTTCTT contains:
- the LOC134298775 gene encoding mas-related G-protein coupled receptor member A6-like — its product is MAFIFLIHLWVLLQLTEAYMISPLFTHCSKTTEQTLLSSPKEAVVGQYQHLRKSDLNMTELKNISHLTLNLNNSQDICQEYKYMMAFITWLPGDHVLAPFVFFIFTVGLNGSAMILVFLLSNFQKHSWNIYIWNIAVAHLSVLTCVCIVCLFVNRISQDVNSGFVKWFLHLAYLFSSMNYFSLHFIVAILIHWCLVILIPNWYRGQQPDFVAPLISVNVSILLLLACCILFCFHLDIDTYAITFMTCMIFFPLMVLSVQTLIIRYWHIIKKYDFLVYLFGLVLFLFTWNFICLLFWMENDFPVITLSSFLFTSLSSTMNLVLYILVGELHLPNFWFIKTENRGGR